Proteins encoded by one window of Oreochromis niloticus isolate F11D_XX linkage group LG17, O_niloticus_UMD_NMBU, whole genome shotgun sequence:
- the lemd3 gene encoding inner nuclear membrane protein Man1, whose protein sequence is MASTQLTDEELFLELKRFGFTPGPVTENTRPVYLKKLKKLREEQQQRGLRPGKTRTIGAINSTTGGGSTVASRPVSHDVTHLNTSRRPGRKSSLLGFSSDESDAETPLKRKGLGHSGRANRSSSSQQQPKIRPASTPSVAIKSRYDHSATPSSNFSLGQNGERRVSLGWGVGDRSRSDAGLRRYDDSGDEDNYEEDMEKKSRSLNGRGASRLNASKLAGDYSDSDEEEVSGLGVGDPECDRLEPRRNHPSVALSSDVTDRGSATDGQNTEATPRRFLNMGGSQGEDEEEDDLKRRDFSRLGDSRSHTLPRKPIYGSLTENHKGYTGKNSPATGEDGASRSNSTELRPRFSTYSGLSQTYRRNHSNHTPAPNHSCGHAALKRNVSAPEDELLQQFKREELASSGSFSAHYLSMFLLTAACLFFVLLGLMYLRMRGSGALEVDNVINSPPPEFDTPNKDVIQKLLLSLHDHLAFVAGQHDCGDPNHPNRSVSIDEASVYLLAQNKSFKGLINESLDWIIQKGQDVGIRLMGAVPDEPVTKVSEIARLESTHPKMSFTCRFRRAFFTIINRVLLIAVVAGCVWSVVCYVKYRWRRDETETRQMYDMVERIIDVMKTHGEACQENQDLQPYLPIPHVRDSLVQPQDRSKMKKIWERAVSFLSANESRIRTETQRIGGADFLVWRWIQPSLNCDKGSSKVWQGKAFPLDRRNSPPNSLTPCLKIRNMFDPVMEVGENWDLAIREAILEKCSDNDGIVHIAVDKTSREGCVYVKCLSAEYSGKAFKALHGSWFDGKLVTVKYLRLDRYHQRFPQAQGCSTPLKASGLATSVTNTTAHLQHHSSASSPGFS, encoded by the exons ATGGCGTCAACGCAGTTAACGGATGAGGAGCTTTTTTTGGAATTAAAACGTTTTGGTTTCACTCCAGGGCCCGTTACTGAAAACACTCGTCCGGTGTACTTGAAGAAACTCAAGAAGCTTCGCGAAGAGCAACAGCAGCGAGGACTAAGACCTGGTAAAACCCGTACTATCGGTGCCATTAACAGTACCACTGGCGGCGGTAGCACAGTGGCATCTAGGCCAGTCAGCCATGACGTCACGCACCTGAATACAAGCAGGAGACCGGGCCGGAAGTCCTCCCTCCTCGGCTTCAGCTCCGACGAGTCTGACGCTGAAACCCCACTAAAGAGGAAAGGCCTCGGTCACAGTGGCAGAGCGAACAGAAGCTCCAGTTCTCAACAGCAGCCTAAGATTAGGCCTGCCTCAACGCCGAGTGTGGCTATCAAGAGTCGGTACGACCACAGTGCGACACCAAGCAGCAATTTTTCCCTGGGTCAGAACGGAGAGAGACGTGTCTCACTGGGCTGGGGAGTCGGTGACAGATCCAGGTCTGATGCGGGACTACGGCGTTACGACGACTCGGGGGACGAGGACAATTATGAGGAGGATATGGAAAAGAAGTCCCGCTCTTTAAATGGTCGCGGGGCGTCTCGCCTGAATGCTAGCAAATTAGCTGGAGATTACTCAGACTCGGACGAGGAGGAAGTTAGTGGGCTTGGCGTCGGCGACCCAGAATGCGACAGATTGGAGCCTCGACGAAACCACCCCAGTGTGGCGTTATCTTCCGACGTTACTGATCGAGGGTCTGCGACCGATGGGCAGAACACAGAAGCTACGCCTCGTCGTTTTCTAAACATGGGGGGGAGTCAAGGtgaggatgaagaggaagatGATTTAAAGAGAAGGGACTTTAGCCGCTTGGGAGACTCGCGGAGTCACACACTTCCAAGGAAACCCATCTACGGGTCACTTACCGAAAACCACAAAGGATATACCGGTAAAAACAGTCCGGCCACGGGGGAGGATGGAGCATCCAGAAGCAACAGCACCGAGCTGAGACCGCGCTTCTCCACCTACAGCGGTCTGTCGCAGACGTACAGGCGCAACCACTCTAATCACACCCCTGCTCCCAACCATTCCTGCGGCCACGCAGCGCTCAAGAGAAACGTGTCTGCTCCCGAAGATGAGCTTCTCCAGCAGTTCAAAAGGGAAGAGCTAGCTTCCTCAGGTAGTTTTAGCGCTCACTACCTGTCCATGTTCCTGCTCACAGCGGCGTGCCTCTTCTTTGTGCTGCTGGGGCTCATGTACCTCAGGATGAGGGGTTCAGGAGCCTTGGAGGTGGATAACGTCA ttaaTAGCCCTCCCCCGGAGTTTGACACGCCTAAT AAGGATGTGATCCAAAAGCTGCTGCTCAGTCTTCATGACCACTTGGCCTTTGTTGCTG GCCAGCATGACTGTGGAGACCCAAATCATCCAAACAGAAGTGTGTCCATAGATGAGGCCTCAGTGTATTTACTG GCTCAAAATAAATCGTTTAAAGGCTTAATTAATGAATCTCTGGACTGGATCATCCAAAAAGGCCAGGATGTTGGCATTAG GCTGATGGGAGCGGTGCCGGATGAGCCGGTGACTAAGGTGTCTGAGATCGCTCGGCTGGAGTCCACTCATCCCAAGATGTCCTTCACGTGCCGTTTCCGCCGAGCCTTCTTCACCATCATAAACAGAGTCCTCCTCATTGCAGTCG TGGCAGGTTGTGTGTGGAGCGTGGTGTGCTACGTGAAGTATCGCTGGAGGAGAGATGAGACGGAGACGAGACAAATGTACGACATGGTGGAGAGGATCATCG ATGTGATGAAGACTCATGGTGAGGCTTGCCAAGAGAACCAGGACCTACAGCCTTACCTGCCCATCCCACATGTCAGAGATTCGCTGGTTCAGCCGCAGGATCG gaGCAAAATGAAGAAGATTTGGGAGCGAGCCGTGAGTTTTCTTTCAGCGAATGAATCAAGGATTCGAACAGAGACTCAGAGGATTGGTGGAGCAGACTTCCTGGTTTGGAGGTGGATCCAGCCTTCTCTTAATTGTGACAAGGGCTCCTCCAAAGTCTGGCAAGGAAAAG CGTTTCCTTTGGACCGGAGGAATTCACCTCCCAACAGCCTGACCCCATGTCTGAAAATCAGAAACATGTTTGATCCAGTCAT GGAGGTTGGGGAGAACTGGGACCTAGCCATTCGTGAGGCCATCTTGGAGAAATGCAGCGATAATGATGGCATTGTCCATATAGCTGTGGACAAGACCTCACGAGAG GGCTGCGTCTATGTCAAGTGTCTCTCTGCAGAGTACTCAGGGAAAGCCTTCAAGGCACTTCATGGCTCCTGGTTTGATG